One window of the Microvirga mediterraneensis genome contains the following:
- a CDS encoding siphovirus Gp157 family protein produces the protein MNPIQISALERQIEDLIASYPELAEDETLRADMVQGSTDAEEILSKVVDRMMEAESMASAIGKRVDDLKSRQAAYDRRSDAMRKLAFRIMSAAQVRKMPLPEATLSIRAVPQSVVVTDMTKLPREYVKTKTEESADRQKLKEALQEGKEIPGAMLSNGGETLAVKVK, from the coding sequence ATGAACCCCATTCAAATCTCTGCCCTTGAGCGGCAGATCGAAGACCTGATCGCCTCCTATCCGGAGCTTGCCGAAGACGAGACGCTGCGGGCGGATATGGTCCAAGGCTCCACCGATGCCGAGGAGATCCTCTCCAAGGTGGTTGATCGGATGATGGAAGCCGAGAGCATGGCTTCCGCAATCGGCAAGCGGGTAGACGATCTGAAGTCGCGTCAGGCTGCCTACGACCGCCGCAGCGATGCAATGCGCAAGCTGGCGTTCCGCATCATGAGTGCGGCCCAGGTGCGCAAGATGCCCCTACCCGAGGCGACCCTCTCAATCCGGGCCGTTCCTCAGTCAGTCGTTGTGACGGACATGACCAAGCTCCCGCGTGAATACGTGAAGACCAAGACCGAGGAGAGCGCCGATCGACAGAAGCTCAAAGAGGCTCTGCAGGAAGGCAAGGAGATCCCCGGCGCCATGCTGTCGAACGGTGGCGAGACGCTCGCGGTAAAGGTGAAGTGA
- a CDS encoding trna delta -isopentenylpyrophosphate transferase, whose protein sequence is MNHKDKKIAETLAKFGEPMGDNIWRVQGTAVIYHKTLERIAAQAKIQFDVPTVLRAEKEEAVLMVVGRMGDRLEWSIGEATIGMNYRVSGKQAAYPYAMAEKRAKDRVILKLIELSGDVYSEEEADEFKESRPDRGQSQQRQEQRQSTKVSEADIIAEFRKAGSVESLKGVYATAKQYIDLMNEKAVDEVRTAYTERLHELREAA, encoded by the coding sequence ATGAACCACAAGGACAAGAAGATTGCCGAGACCCTCGCCAAGTTTGGCGAGCCTATGGGCGACAACATCTGGCGCGTCCAAGGGACAGCAGTCATCTACCACAAGACGCTTGAGCGGATCGCAGCGCAGGCAAAGATCCAGTTCGACGTTCCGACCGTCCTTCGTGCCGAGAAGGAGGAAGCTGTCCTGATGGTCGTGGGCCGGATGGGCGACCGCCTGGAATGGTCCATTGGTGAAGCCACCATCGGCATGAACTACCGGGTTTCCGGCAAGCAAGCAGCCTACCCCTATGCCATGGCCGAGAAGCGCGCGAAGGATCGCGTCATCCTGAAACTGATCGAACTCTCTGGCGACGTGTATTCGGAAGAGGAAGCCGACGAGTTCAAGGAGAGCCGACCGGATCGCGGCCAGTCTCAGCAACGACAGGAGCAGCGCCAGAGCACGAAGGTGAGCGAGGCCGACATCATTGCCGAGTTCCGGAAGGCCGGCAGCGTGGAAAGCCTGAAGGGAGTCTATGCGACGGCCAAGCAGTACATCGATCTGATGAACGAGAAGGCTGTCGATGAGGTGCGCACAGCCTACACCGAACGGCTCCATGAGCTCCGGGAGGCGGCATGA
- a CDS encoding HNH endonuclease, with the protein MTDPRPSLSDKKRRELFLMHGGVCHLCGMKIDGTRQRWEVEHVIPRSMLGKLADTDDNMKPAHVDCHKVKTAEDKGNLARAVRRQDRHTGVHRSKTPMPFGRNSPFKKRMDGSVVRRSK; encoded by the coding sequence ATGACCGATCCCCGCCCCTCCCTCTCTGACAAGAAGCGCCGGGAGCTCTTCCTCATGCACGGCGGCGTCTGCCACCTGTGTGGGATGAAGATCGACGGCACCCGCCAGCGCTGGGAAGTCGAGCATGTCATCCCCCGCTCCATGCTTGGGAAGCTTGCCGACACCGACGACAACATGAAGCCTGCGCATGTCGACTGCCACAAGGTCAAGACGGCCGAGGATAAGGGGAACCTGGCTCGAGCCGTTCGCCGGCAGGATCGCCATACAGGCGTTCACCGATCAAAGACGCCCATGCCGTTCGGACGCAATTCGCCATTTAAGAAGCGGATGGATGGGTCTGTCGTTCGGAGGTCGAAATGA
- a CDS encoding DUF551 domain-containing protein: MAGKMTDWIDVNDRLPGEQGQDSEDVLCFLNGHCGILDTEARMGGGWGIRLGFYDAGKRMFRCSGQPTWEVTHWMPLPEPPSLTRPTIKNETRHD; this comes from the coding sequence ATGGCCGGTAAGATGACAGATTGGATCGACGTGAATGATCGCCTCCCCGGCGAGCAGGGCCAGGACAGCGAGGATGTGCTGTGCTTCCTCAACGGCCATTGCGGCATTCTCGATACCGAGGCTCGTATGGGCGGCGGATGGGGCATTCGGCTGGGGTTCTATGACGCCGGTAAGCGCATGTTCCGCTGCTCTGGCCAGCCCACATGGGAGGTGACCCATTGGATGCCTCTCCCCGAGCCTCCCTCCCTCACCCGCCCCACCATCAAGAATGAGACACGCCATGACTGA
- a CDS encoding tyrosine-type recombinase/integrase, translating to MADYLTKRNGFWQYARRVPDEFTKLDLRGVVKLSTKIRIADDPRAVRARKVAERLNKETEAYWKGLRDGRSMEARDRYMEARRRARSLGFDYATVPELVDRPIADILERFERLIALKLPDDEQVHAAVLGGEPEPELSLSGLFERFETITAASRVNMSPDQIRKWKNPKKRAIANLLEVIGDKPINRVTRGDALDFRVWWQDRVLTGEVDIGTANKDIGHLNKMFREIERADRLGLQPVFGELRIEGESTASRIPYPASFVQEHILKDGALDQLNDEARRVLYLIAETGLRLSEAVNLTRGTIHLNAAIPYVSVRPIGRKMKTEQSARDIPLVGVALMAMEAQPDGFPRYRDKGAGLSAIVNKVMRNAKLRPEGQTLYSLRHTFEDRLTAVEAPEKLIANLMGHKYSRPKYGTGPSLAQKREWLQRIAFTAPSRV from the coding sequence TTGGCCGATTATCTGACCAAGAGAAACGGGTTCTGGCAATACGCCAGACGGGTGCCCGACGAGTTCACAAAGCTCGATCTGCGGGGCGTGGTCAAGCTCTCCACCAAGATCCGCATTGCCGATGACCCTAGAGCCGTCAGAGCCCGCAAGGTGGCCGAGCGCCTGAATAAGGAAACGGAAGCCTACTGGAAGGGGCTGAGGGACGGCCGGTCGATGGAGGCCCGCGACCGCTATATGGAGGCCCGCCGCCGTGCCCGGTCCCTGGGCTTCGACTATGCGACCGTGCCCGAGCTGGTGGACCGGCCCATTGCCGACATTCTGGAGCGGTTCGAGCGCCTGATCGCTCTTAAGCTACCCGATGATGAGCAAGTTCATGCTGCTGTCCTGGGTGGTGAGCCGGAGCCGGAATTGTCCCTCTCTGGCCTGTTCGAGCGGTTCGAGACCATCACGGCGGCCTCTCGGGTCAACATGTCGCCCGACCAGATCCGCAAGTGGAAGAACCCGAAGAAGCGGGCCATCGCCAACCTGCTGGAGGTCATAGGCGACAAGCCCATCAACCGCGTGACCCGAGGCGACGCCTTAGATTTCCGGGTCTGGTGGCAGGACCGTGTTCTTACTGGAGAGGTCGATATTGGGACCGCCAACAAGGACATCGGGCACCTGAACAAGATGTTCCGCGAGATCGAACGGGCCGACCGGCTCGGGCTCCAGCCAGTCTTCGGCGAATTGCGGATCGAGGGCGAGTCCACGGCCTCGCGCATCCCGTACCCCGCCAGCTTCGTGCAGGAGCATATCTTGAAGGACGGGGCGCTCGATCAACTCAACGACGAGGCGCGGCGGGTCCTGTATCTGATCGCCGAAACCGGGCTCCGTCTGTCCGAGGCCGTGAACCTGACGCGAGGGACGATCCATCTCAACGCCGCGATCCCCTATGTTTCCGTCCGACCGATTGGCCGGAAGATGAAGACGGAGCAATCGGCACGGGATATCCCTTTGGTCGGGGTGGCGCTCATGGCCATGGAGGCCCAGCCTGACGGCTTCCCCCGCTACCGGGATAAGGGCGCCGGCCTGTCTGCCATCGTCAACAAGGTGATGAGGAACGCCAAGCTGCGTCCGGAAGGGCAAACCCTCTATTCTTTACGGCATACCTTCGAGGACCGGCTTACCGCCGTGGAGGCCCCGGAAAAGCTCATCGCCAATCTCATGGGGCATAAATACAGCCGACCCAAGTACGGAACAGGGCCAAGCCTGGCACAGAAACGGGAGTGGCTTCAGCGGATCGCCTTTACGGCACCATCGCGGGTCTGA
- a CDS encoding Rid family hydrolase has translation MADIRRIGVAARYSDLVILDGRAYFSGYVPETTLGQSAAEQTRDILGQIEQSLAEIGSDKSRLLQATIWLADIAFYDEMNAVWDAWVVPGQAPARACVESKLADPDYKLEIQVVAAL, from the coding sequence GTGGCGGATATTCGGCGGATCGGCGTTGCGGCGCGCTACAGCGACCTCGTGATTCTCGACGGAAGAGCCTATTTCTCCGGGTACGTGCCCGAGACGACTCTGGGCCAGTCGGCAGCGGAGCAGACCCGGGACATCCTGGGGCAGATCGAGCAATCCCTTGCGGAGATCGGCAGCGACAAGTCCAGGCTCCTCCAGGCGACGATCTGGCTGGCCGACATCGCCTTCTACGACGAGATGAATGCTGTCTGGGATGCCTGGGTGGTCCCCGGGCAGGCGCCTGCTCGCGCCTGCGTGGAATCCAAGCTGGCGGACCCGGATTACAAGCTCGAGATCCAGGTCGTCGCCGCGCTCTGA
- a CDS encoding glycosyltransferase family 2 protein: MFPVSVFIIAKNEADRIGATIRAIRGLTDDIVVVDSGSTDGTQTVAEELGARVIFNPWPGYGLQKRFAEDQCRYDWLLNLDADEEVSPELLAEIRRLFAQGEPPCQAYGIRIAETYPGEAAPHPLAYRIAPVRLYRRDAGRYSSSLVHDRVDLKPKTKVGKLKGLVHHRSVRSLGDQLAKLNSYADQQAVDLEVRGVSIPTWRVYFEFPAAFLKVYFGRLHFLRGTYGFLISMNYATWRHLRLAKHYERKRLGALAKSDAQVKRVKA, translated from the coding sequence ATGTTTCCTGTTTCCGTTTTCATCATTGCCAAGAACGAGGCCGACCGTATCGGAGCGACCATCCGCGCCATCCGGGGGCTGACGGACGATATCGTCGTGGTCGATTCAGGCTCGACGGATGGAACGCAGACGGTGGCCGAGGAACTCGGTGCTCGGGTGATCTTCAATCCCTGGCCCGGTTATGGGCTCCAGAAGCGCTTCGCGGAAGACCAGTGCCGGTACGATTGGCTGCTGAACCTCGACGCGGATGAGGAGGTCTCGCCGGAGCTGCTGGCCGAGATCCGCAGGCTGTTCGCTCAAGGAGAGCCGCCCTGCCAGGCTTATGGGATCCGCATCGCCGAGACTTATCCAGGCGAGGCGGCACCCCATCCGCTGGCCTACCGGATCGCGCCCGTCCGGCTCTATCGCCGGGATGCCGGGCGGTATTCGTCGTCGCTCGTTCACGACCGGGTCGACCTGAAGCCGAAGACCAAGGTCGGCAAGCTGAAAGGGCTCGTGCATCACAGGTCGGTCCGTTCTCTCGGCGACCAGCTGGCCAAGCTCAACAGCTACGCGGACCAGCAGGCGGTCGACCTCGAGGTGAGGGGAGTCTCGATCCCCACATGGCGCGTTTATTTCGAGTTTCCGGCGGCGTTCCTGAAAGTCTATTTCGGCCGATTGCACTTCCTGCGCGGCACCTACGGCTTTCTGATATCCATGAACTACGCGACCTGGCGTCACTTGCGTCTGGCGAAGCACTACGAGCGCAAGCGCCTGGGAGCGCTCGCGAAATCGGACGCCCAGGTGAAGCGGGTCAAGGCCTAA